One Triticum dicoccoides isolate Atlit2015 ecotype Zavitan chromosome 4B, WEW_v2.0, whole genome shotgun sequence genomic window carries:
- the LOC119292277 gene encoding uncharacterized protein LOC119292277, with protein sequence MELAAPCSFSCSSYAHCSIGFTPARVLRAGAGAWRLRAGAHQGGGDGVEPAGRLAADGPPVVDVPAVVAGAEGFGGARDAELAMWEKLGAVVRLSYGIGIYAGMALAGRAICDMAGIDSSGGFHPSLTALVEGLGYASPPIMALLFILDDEVVKYSPHARAIRDVEDEELRTFFAGMSPWQFILVVAASSVGEELFYRAAVQGALADIFLRGTELMKDARGIVSLSGMVPPFVPFAQTFAAAITAALTGSLYYIATAPKDPTYVVTPVMRSHAGRQNMKKLFLAWYERRQMRKIYSPLLEGILAFYLGFEWIQTGNILAPMITHGIYSAVVLGHGLWKIQDHRRRLRQRVQEIRRGSDRL encoded by the exons ATGGAGCTGGCGGCGCCATGTAGCTTCAGCTGCTCGTCATACGCCCACTGCTCCATCGGCTTCACGCCGGCGCGGGTCctccgcgccggcgccggcgcctggAGGCTCCGTGCCGGGGCGCAccagggcggcggggacggcgtcGAGCCGGCCGGCCGCCTCGCCGCGGACGGGCCTCCCGTGGTCGACGTGCCGGCGGTCGTCGCGGGCGCGGAGGGGTTCGGAGGGGCCCGGGACGCGGAGCTGGCCATGTGGGAGAAGCTGGGCGCCGTGGTGCGGCTGAGCTACGGCATCGGCATCTACGCGGGCATGGCGCTGGCGGGGCGGGCGATCTGCGACATGGCCGGCATCGACTCCTCCGGCGGGTTCCACCCGTCGCTGACGGCGCTGGTGGAGGGGCTCGGCTACGCGTCGCCGCCCATCATGGCGCTGCTCTTCATCCTGGACGACGAGGTGGTCAAGTACTCGCCGCACGCCCGCGCCATCCGCGACGTGGAGGACGAGGAGCTCCGCACCTTCTTCGCCGGCATGTCCCCCTGGCAGTTCATCCTAGTCGTCGCCGCCAGCTCCGTCGGCGAGGAGCTCTTCTACCGCGCCGCCGTCCAG GGAGCATTGGCCGATATATTCCTGAGAGGCACGGAGCTGATGAAAGATGCCCGGGGGATTGTGTCCCTG AGTGGAATGGTGCCTCCATTTGTGCCGTTCGCGCAAACCTTTGCCGCCGCCATCACCGCCGCCCTCACGGGTTCCCTCTACTACATCGCTACCGCGCCCAAAG ACCCTACCTATGTGGTGACACCAGTCATGCGCTCGCACGCCGGGCGACAGAATATGAAGAAACTGTTTTTAG CTTGGTACGAAAGGAGGCAGATGAGGAAGATATACTCACCTCTTCTAGAAGGCATCCTGGCTTTCTACCTCGGCTTCGAATGGATCCAG ACGGGCAACATCCTGGCACCGATGATCACCCACGGCATATACTCCGCGGTGGTCCTTGGCCACGGGCTGTGGAAAATCCAAGACCACAGGAGAAGGTTGCGACAAAGGGTCCAGGAAATTAGACGAGGCTCAGACAGACTCTAG